Sequence from the Abditibacteriaceae bacterium genome:
ATTCCATCGAATCGAAAAGGAAAAGCAGCGGGCGCAAAACCGGCTTGAGATGCTCGTAGATAAAATCGTTTTTATAATCCTGCAGCTCGTTGTGCAGCGTATTAAAAACTTTGTCTTGCGCTGTCCCGCGATCATTGATTTCAGCCAGCATTGCGTGCAATTCGTCGATGCGCGTAGCGACTTCCTCAAATTCGTCTGCGCTGACGGAAACCGTTGGCGAAAGCTTCGCACTGGCCGACGCCGAATTTTCGACAACAGAAGCCGGCAAAACGGCGGCGCGTGGCGTCGTTTCGAACGGGCGATTGGCGCGTGCAACGACATCATTATCTGCAGCGGCGGGCAGAGTAACGCCGAGGACGTTGGCACGCGCGGCGACATCTTCCAGCTTTTTTGTTTCGCCTTCGGTGCTGTCTACATCATCCGCGAACAGTTTGGGCAAGCGGAATCGTCGTGTTTCTTTGTCGTTTTTCGATTCGTTATCAGCCATGATACGAGCAAATGCCTTCTAAATGAAGCGCTCCATCGGGGCGCAAATTACAACATTCAGCGAACCAAGTACAGCGAAAACCGGCGCCTGCTTCAAGCGCGCCAAAATTTGCTGCCAAATCAGGCCGAAATTCGACCGTACTTTCTATTCCACAACGGACACGAAACCTCGTTCGATGCCCCATTGGAGAAACTCTTCTGCTGACTTAGGAATAGCATCATTGCGTTTTTTTTCGGCGTTATGACGCTTCACCGCTTCGGCGGCAAACGTCAGATCGCTCATCGCGTTGACGACGGGACGCAGCATAAACGGCGCTCGCTTGGCCGCTTCGCTTTTGGTGCGCCTGAGCGCTTCGGCAGCATCTTTTACTTCCACAATTTCATCGACGCCCGCAGCGTGAATATGCAGTTTCATAATCGTATTAGCCTAATTTTCGTGCCGCTTCGCGTAGCGCCGAAAGCCATGGCGCTGCGGAAGTTTCGGGCAGCAACTGCGCCCAGTGCGAAGCCGTCCAACCGGCGCGCAACGCCATTGCCGCCTGGCGCACCAAATCGGCGCTGCCATCACCGCACGCCTGACAGCCGAGCAGCAAACCGTCCTCGCCCGCCACAAGGCGCAGGT
This genomic interval carries:
- the grpE gene encoding nucleotide exchange factor GrpE, with translation MADNESKNDKETRRFRLPKLFADDVDSTEGETKKLEDVAARANVLGVTLPAAADNDVVARANRPFETTPRAAVLPASVVENSASASAKLSPTVSVSADEFEEVATRIDELHAMLAEINDRGTAQDKVFNTLHNELQDYKNDFIYEHLKPVLRPLLFLFDSMELFDNEMHTIEKKLEPGTGCTGAAPDVVRANVQHFREQLIEALRICEVIPMQTPTGTPDPRLHKALTTVPVPPEQHGQIQRVVRSGWFLNGRVFRPAEVVVGKAETTPAKADVKS